The following proteins come from a genomic window of Thiothrix winogradskyi:
- a CDS encoding Uma2 family endonuclease, with translation MLAIKNTAENTAYITEQDYLEGEKTAEFRHEYVDGQIYAMAGTSIRHNDIALHIAFALRAATRGTPCKVNTSDVKVRAQRSKAYYYPDVIVGCQRDEADEYYLEKPCLIVEVTSKSTEWKDFTEKLIAYQKLASLQVYLIVAQDQPQVTLFYRDAEGAWDVARFDSLEQTITLPCPEATLTLADIYEGVDFTQPAEPEA, from the coding sequence ATGCTGGCAATAAAAAATACCGCCGAAAACACTGCGTACATTACCGAACAGGATTATCTGGAAGGCGAGAAAACCGCCGAATTTCGCCATGAATACGTGGATGGACAGATATACGCGATGGCGGGTACATCCATCAGGCACAATGATATTGCCTTACATATAGCCTTTGCATTACGCGCCGCAACACGTGGCACACCCTGCAAGGTCAATACTTCCGATGTCAAAGTGCGGGCGCAACGTTCCAAGGCGTATTACTACCCCGATGTGATCGTCGGTTGCCAACGCGATGAAGCCGATGAGTATTATCTGGAAAAACCGTGTCTGATCGTGGAAGTCACCTCCAAATCCACGGAGTGGAAGGATTTCACCGAAAAGCTGATCGCTTACCAAAAGCTGGCATCGTTGCAGGTCTACCTGATCGTGGCGCAAGATCAGCCGCAAGTAACGCTGTTTTACCGCGATGCAGAAGGCGCTTGGGATGTGGCACGGTTTGACTCATTGGAACAAACGATTACGCTGCCTTGCCCGGAAGCCACCCTGACTCTCGCGGACATCTACGAAGGCGTTGATTTCACCCAGCCTGCTGAACCGGAAGCGTAA